A single Leptolyngbya subtilissima AS-A7 DNA region contains:
- a CDS encoding low molecular weight protein tyrosine phosphatase family protein, which translates to MKLLFVCSRNRLRSPTAEAVFAEYDGLEVDSAGLNPEADMPLTSEAVQWADIIFVMEQSHRSQLSKKFQPWLKQKRVICLDIPDKYGYMDPALVKLLKQKLLPLLGTFKGSEQR; encoded by the coding sequence ATGAAATTGTTGTTTGTTTGCAGTCGCAACCGACTGCGCAGCCCGACTGCTGAAGCCGTATTTGCAGAGTATGACGGGTTAGAGGTGGATTCAGCTGGGTTGAATCCAGAGGCAGACATGCCGTTAACGAGCGAAGCTGTGCAGTGGGCAGACATTATTTTTGTCATGGAGCAGTCTCACCGCAGCCAGCTCTCAAAGAAGTTTCAGCCTTGGCTCAAACAGAAACGGGTGATTTGCCTAGACATTCCCGATAAGTATGGGTACATGGATCCAGCTTTAGTAAAGTTGCTAAAGCAAAAGTTACTGCCGCTATTGGGAACCTTTAAGGGCAGTGAACAGAGGTAG
- a CDS encoding lysophospholipid acyltransferase family protein produces MQNPGWALDRRDPKFIENFQPVWAWLYEHYFRVQTQGWEQIPAGQIMLVGSHNGGLSAPDMFMMIYDWVRRFGADRLVYGLMHPKVWQACPLVASLAERAGAIAAHPKTALAALDRGASILVYPGGAQDVFRPFYQRDQVQLGDRKGFVKIAIQRQIPIVPVVSWGAHETLLVLADIYPLVERLHELGMPWLLGIDPEVFPVYLGLPWGIAFGPLPNIPLPRPIATHVGAPICFERYGVEAARDRTYVDACYRQVHHKMQHDLNHLIAKHSSK; encoded by the coding sequence ATGCAAAACCCAGGTTGGGCATTAGATCGTCGCGATCCTAAATTTATTGAGAACTTTCAACCGGTCTGGGCTTGGCTGTACGAGCATTACTTTCGTGTGCAGACCCAAGGGTGGGAGCAGATTCCTGCAGGCCAGATCATGCTGGTGGGCTCTCACAATGGCGGATTGTCAGCACCCGACATGTTTATGATGATCTACGACTGGGTGCGGCGCTTTGGTGCCGATCGCCTCGTCTACGGGCTGATGCATCCCAAGGTGTGGCAAGCCTGCCCGCTCGTGGCTAGTCTGGCCGAACGGGCTGGGGCGATCGCCGCCCACCCCAAAACAGCCTTAGCCGCCCTCGATCGCGGTGCTAGCATTTTGGTGTATCCCGGCGGGGCGCAAGATGTTTTTCGTCCTTTCTATCAGCGCGATCAGGTTCAGCTGGGCGATCGTAAGGGGTTTGTCAAAATTGCTATTCAGCGCCAGATTCCCATTGTGCCTGTGGTCTCTTGGGGTGCCCACGAAACGCTGCTAGTGCTGGCCGACATCTATCCCCTCGTAGAACGTCTCCACGAGTTGGGCATGCCCTGGCTGCTGGGCATAGATCCTGAAGTATTTCCTGTGTACCTGGGGCTGCCCTGGGGCATTGCCTTTGGGCCGCTGCCAAATATTCCCTTGCCTCGGCCTATCGCTACCCATGTCGGCGCACCGATCTGTTTTGAGCGCTATGGGGTAGAGGCGGCGCGCGATCGCACTTACGTCGATGCCTGCTACCGGCAGGTTCACCATAAAATGCAGCACGACCTCAACCATCTAATTGCTAAGCACAGTAGCAAATGA
- a CDS encoding type II toxin-antitoxin system PemK/MazF family toxin, translating to MLINRGDIYWVTLDSHIPHPYVILQDDLFNHSHLPTVVACALTTNHKRISLPGNVALEAGEASLPKRSFVEAGKITSLQKTQLGPYIGTLAEARVVEILDGIRFLQRITR from the coding sequence ATGTTGATCAACCGCGGCGATATTTACTGGGTCACGCTGGATTCCCACATTCCTCACCCCTATGTCATCCTGCAAGACGATCTGTTCAACCACAGCCACCTCCCCACCGTCGTTGCCTGCGCCTTGACCACTAACCACAAGCGCATCAGCCTTCCCGGCAACGTGGCCCTCGAAGCTGGCGAGGCCAGCCTCCCAAAGCGAAGCTTTGTCGAGGCGGGCAAAATCACGTCGCTGCAAAAAACCCAGCTCGGTCCTTATATCGGTACTCTTGCCGAGGCACGGGTGGTCGAGATCCTCGACGGCATCCGGTTCCTTCAACGGATTACCCGATGA
- the dnaN gene encoding DNA polymerase III subunit beta — translation MKFICPQNELSAQLSSVSRAVSSRPNRPVLANILVKADIENQSVTLVGFDEVLGIESRFSAQVEEPGTLTLPSKLWGDIVSRLANEDITLESEGDSTTVTLTSSSGRYEVRGLSAEDYPALPTVEDGESITLSADALLSGLRGSLFATSGDETKQVLTGVHLLSETDALEFAATDGHRLSVVQTTDESATDTPSMDVTVPAKALRELERMIQGYTSNEPVALRLDETQVLFDLGHQRLTTRLLEGQYPNYRQLLPKQFARQVTVDRRLLMASLERIAVLASQKNDIIKITLNPGNQSIALSVEAQEVGSGHEELPAQVSGDELDIAFNVRYLLDGLKAFDTTEVQMQCNAATSPAVFVPLGETKITYLVMPVQIRG, via the coding sequence ATGAAGTTTATCTGCCCCCAGAACGAGCTGAGTGCCCAACTGTCTTCAGTTAGCCGTGCTGTGTCGTCGCGCCCCAACCGGCCAGTGCTGGCCAATATATTGGTCAAGGCCGATATTGAGAACCAGTCAGTAACCTTGGTGGGCTTTGACGAAGTGTTGGGCATTGAAAGCCGCTTTAGCGCCCAAGTAGAGGAACCCGGCACGCTGACGCTGCCCTCTAAGCTTTGGGGCGATATCGTTTCTCGCCTAGCCAACGAAGACATTACCCTAGAGTCTGAGGGCGACAGCACTACCGTGACGCTGACCTCTTCCTCTGGTCGCTACGAGGTGCGGGGCTTGAGTGCCGAAGACTATCCCGCGCTGCCCACAGTGGAAGATGGCGAATCGATCACTCTCTCTGCCGATGCGCTGCTCAGTGGGCTGCGCGGCTCGCTCTTTGCTACCAGCGGTGACGAAACCAAGCAGGTGCTTACCGGCGTGCACCTGCTTTCTGAAACCGATGCCCTAGAGTTTGCCGCCACCGATGGCCACCGCCTATCCGTAGTGCAAACCACGGACGAATCGGCCACGGATACCCCCTCAATGGATGTCACCGTGCCGGCCAAGGCCCTGCGCGAGCTAGAGCGCATGATTCAGGGCTATACCTCTAATGAGCCGGTGGCCTTGCGGCTCGATGAAACCCAGGTGTTGTTTGACCTAGGTCACCAGCGCCTCACCACTCGCCTGCTCGAGGGGCAGTACCCCAACTACCGGCAGCTGCTGCCGAAGCAGTTTGCCCGCCAGGTGACGGTCGATCGCAGATTACTGATGGCCAGCCTGGAACGTATTGCTGTGCTGGCTAGCCAGAAGAACGACATCATCAAAATTACCCTCAACCCCGGCAATCAGAGTATTGCCCTCTCGGTGGAAGCTCAGGAGGTAGGTAGCGGACACGAAGAACTGCCAGCCCAGGTGAGCGGCGATGAGCTCGATATTGCCTTTAACGTGCGCTACCTGCTGGATGGGCTAAAGGCGTTTGACACCACCGAGGTGCAAATGCAGTGCAATGCGGCAACTAGCCCAGCGGTGTTTGTGCCCCTGGGGGAAACTAAGATTACCTACCTGGTCATGCCTGTGCAGATTCGGGGATAG
- a CDS encoding universal stress protein translates to MYRKILVALDNSPASDALFTQALELAQATDGALLLVHSLSNQEESSPLPMSPRLDNIYWAPGTELDLEAWRQAWVRYEHESFDRLRHHAAIANTAGVPAEFRQLIGNPATVICKAAQEWGADLILIGNRGRTGLAELVLGSVSNHVMHRATCSVLVMKTNVLSSTEAPATAEVA, encoded by the coding sequence ATGTATCGCAAAATTTTGGTGGCCCTAGACAACAGCCCCGCCAGCGACGCCCTCTTTACTCAAGCCCTTGAGCTAGCCCAAGCCACTGATGGAGCCCTCTTACTGGTACACAGCCTGTCAAACCAGGAGGAAAGCAGTCCCTTGCCCATGTCACCCCGACTCGACAACATCTACTGGGCACCCGGTACCGAGCTCGATCTAGAGGCGTGGCGGCAAGCTTGGGTGCGCTACGAACACGAGAGCTTCGACCGTCTGCGTCACCACGCCGCCATAGCCAATACAGCAGGAGTCCCCGCCGAGTTTCGACAGCTGATTGGCAACCCCGCAACCGTCATCTGCAAAGCCGCCCAAGAGTGGGGAGCCGACCTCATTCTCATCGGCAACCGAGGCCGCACAGGCCTGGCCGAGCTGGTCTTAGGGAGCGTTAGCAACCACGTCATGCACCGTGCTACCTGCTCTGTGCTGGTGATGAAGACCAATGTCCTCAGCTCCACCGAAGCCCCTGCTACCGCTGAAGTTGCGTAA
- a CDS encoding phytoene desaturase family protein, whose translation MAPTADIIIIGAGISGLAAGCYAQMNGYRSQIFEAHDKPGGLCTAWQRQGYTFDAGIHYIFGTGERQPFYELWQELGALQGVEFTNQTEFMQIHGPQGEVLRVHSQPDELQAHLLALAPEDAKLIEGFCKGVRTFKGFDLSMLQQKPKSMMTAADWARLGKQVLPFMGVLGKWSQLSLRDLAGQAKNPFLRSAMPHMFAWPDVPVMVGMSLLAYLDNGNAGSPVGGAIAFARAIEQRYLELGGEIHYSSPVERVLVENDQAVGMRLISGEEHRAARVISACDGRRTIFDLLKGEYVNRRIEKLYDRHLPLHSQFQVSLGVNMDFSQRPHWVTHLLEEPIAIANQPHAEIGVKHYCFDPSLAPAGKSVVSLMVTTHYSDWQGSHVAYPNQAAEMLIERMEEFYTGLGAAVENMEVTTPLSYEKLTGNWQGASCGWLLTKDTLPLMIKGVPKRLPGLDNFYMVSQWTEPGGSLPIVALSGRNMIYEICREDGRTFEATVPG comes from the coding sequence ATGGCCCCTACTGCAGACATTATCATCATTGGCGCTGGCATTTCAGGGCTGGCTGCCGGGTGCTATGCCCAGATGAACGGCTACCGTAGCCAAATTTTTGAAGCCCACGATAAACCCGGGGGGTTGTGCACAGCGTGGCAGCGGCAGGGCTACACCTTCGACGCTGGCATTCACTACATCTTTGGCACTGGAGAGAGGCAGCCCTTCTACGAGCTGTGGCAAGAGCTGGGGGCGTTGCAGGGGGTAGAGTTTACCAACCAGACCGAATTCATGCAGATTCATGGCCCCCAGGGGGAGGTGCTGCGGGTGCACAGCCAGCCCGACGAGCTGCAAGCGCACTTGCTGGCTCTAGCTCCGGAGGATGCCAAGCTCATCGAAGGATTTTGTAAGGGGGTACGCACCTTCAAGGGCTTTGACCTGTCGATGTTGCAGCAAAAGCCCAAGTCGATGATGACAGCGGCGGATTGGGCGCGGTTAGGCAAGCAGGTGCTGCCGTTTATGGGAGTGCTGGGCAAGTGGAGTCAGCTCTCGCTGCGAGATCTGGCGGGGCAGGCGAAAAATCCGTTTCTGCGATCAGCGATGCCCCACATGTTTGCCTGGCCCGATGTGCCAGTGATGGTAGGCATGTCGCTGCTGGCTTACTTGGATAACGGCAATGCCGGCTCGCCAGTAGGGGGGGCGATCGCGTTTGCCCGCGCCATTGAGCAGCGCTATCTAGAACTGGGCGGTGAAATTCACTATTCATCCCCAGTGGAGCGCGTGCTGGTAGAGAATGACCAAGCCGTAGGGATGCGCCTGATTAGCGGCGAAGAGCACCGAGCAGCTCGGGTGATCTCTGCCTGCGACGGTCGCCGCACCATCTTCGACCTGCTCAAGGGCGAGTACGTCAATCGCCGCATCGAAAAACTCTACGACAGGCATCTGCCGCTGCACTCCCAGTTTCAAGTGTCGCTGGGAGTGAATATGGATTTTTCCCAGCGGCCCCATTGGGTGACGCATTTGCTGGAGGAGCCGATCGCGATCGCCAATCAGCCCCATGCCGAAATTGGTGTCAAACACTATTGCTTTGATCCATCCCTGGCCCCTGCCGGCAAATCAGTCGTGAGCCTTATGGTGACCACCCACTACAGCGATTGGCAAGGGAGCCATGTAGCCTATCCAAACCAAGCGGCGGAGATGCTAATTGAGCGCATGGAGGAGTTTTACACAGGCTTGGGGGCAGCTGTGGAAAACATGGAGGTAACCACCCCCCTCAGCTACGAAAAACTCACCGGCAATTGGCAGGGTGCCAGCTGCGGCTGGCTGCTGACCAAAGACACCCTGCCGCTGATGATCAAAGGCGTGCCCAAGCGCCTCCCTGGTCTAGACAACTTCTACATGGTGAGCCAGTGGACCGAGCCAGGTGGCAGTTTGCCCATCGTGGCGCTATCGGGCCGCAACATGATCTACGAAATCTGCCGCGAAGATGGACGCACATTTGAAGCCACCGTGCCGGGGTAG
- a CDS encoding non-ribosomal peptide synthetase yields MILTGPGSNNQEKSQLNSHPSPVAEAWALRERLHRSNYHNPQYDCVHEWFEAQVEATPHAIAVSFLEQSLTCQDLNERANQLAHFLLAQGLQPQELVAISMERCLELIVSIWGVLKAGGAYVPIDPTYPQQRQQYMLQNSQANFLLTQKHLIHGLPDHSAQVISVDTDWETAIAPYPRHNPGQPVLPEHPAYVIYTSGSTGAPKGVKITHRGVINHSVAITQAFELDSRDRVLQFSSISFDIIVEELFPTLLNGATLVLRTAEISTSIRQFLEFVAARDITILNLPTAFWHELVSGLALLQLSIPASVRLVVVGGEKASRLAYAEWVRLVGHYPRWLNTYGPTETTVTATLYDPIQSQYHPDQGEIPIGKPIANVEVYVLNPDLESVPFGEVGELHIGGPGVAIGYHQLPSRTAEKFIPNPFTDDPQSRLYKTGDSVRYLRDGNLEFIGRVDFQVKLRGFRIEPGEIETGLEQYPSVRQAIVLAREDVPGEKHLVGYLIAQPNHTLNLSDIRTFLCQKLPEYMVPAAFVEMDTFPLSPNGKVDRTNFPPPDTRNQGETKPVVAPSNSTESKLLEIWETILGITNVSITDNFFELGGHSLLIARLCQHIEYHFNRSLPPAAIFQAPTVEQLAKFLQHDQVPAMNSSMIVIQAGNPETTSPLFCIHVLGENGIFLRPLVSYLDPAQPVYGLSAQMLERKNAPPNQIKDLAAFYVQEMRIVQPVGPYFIAGVSFGGEIVFEIAQQLVRQGETVGLLALLDTFGPEDIGAKLGRASSHFANLFDQGLPYLLNKVKRRWNDIWQSLLYRYNKLSLKLGQNLSYEQQFLMVLEENKAASKKYIYETYPGKLTLFRATEEIYYSQAYLDEGLGWRDFAGGGLEVHDVPGDHVNMLHEPHVQVLAQEFANCLSKAQASQRIS; encoded by the coding sequence ATGATCTTAACGGGTCCTGGATCTAACAATCAGGAAAAATCGCAGCTGAACAGCCATCCTTCTCCGGTTGCAGAGGCTTGGGCACTACGCGAGAGATTACATCGGTCTAATTATCACAATCCCCAATATGATTGTGTTCATGAGTGGTTTGAAGCTCAGGTTGAGGCTACACCGCACGCGATCGCAGTATCTTTCCTAGAACAATCCCTCACTTGCCAGGACCTCAACGAACGGGCCAACCAACTTGCTCATTTTCTTCTGGCGCAAGGCCTGCAGCCTCAGGAATTAGTGGCAATTTCGATGGAGCGTTGCCTGGAACTGATAGTTAGCATTTGGGGTGTGTTGAAAGCCGGAGGTGCTTATGTACCGATTGATCCAACCTACCCGCAACAACGGCAGCAGTACATGCTGCAAAATTCCCAAGCCAATTTTTTATTGACACAAAAACACCTGATCCATGGGTTGCCAGACCATTCGGCTCAGGTGATCTCTGTAGACACCGATTGGGAAACCGCGATCGCACCCTACCCTAGGCACAATCCGGGACAACCTGTTCTCCCCGAACATCCCGCTTATGTGATTTACACCTCTGGTTCCACGGGGGCTCCCAAAGGGGTGAAGATCACCCATCGCGGCGTTATCAACCACAGTGTGGCAATAACCCAAGCATTTGAATTGGACAGCCGCGATCGCGTGTTGCAATTCTCCAGCATTAGCTTTGACATCATTGTTGAAGAGCTATTCCCTACGCTGCTTAATGGAGCCACGCTGGTTTTGCGGACAGCCGAAATTTCTACATCTATTCGCCAGTTCCTAGAGTTTGTCGCAGCTCGTGACATTACGATCCTTAATTTGCCCACTGCCTTCTGGCACGAATTAGTGAGTGGGCTAGCTCTTCTACAACTCTCGATACCTGCATCGGTGCGCTTGGTCGTCGTCGGTGGAGAAAAAGCCTCCCGGTTGGCCTACGCAGAATGGGTTCGCTTAGTAGGCCACTACCCCCGCTGGTTGAATACGTATGGTCCAACCGAAACCACAGTTACAGCGACCCTCTACGATCCTATCCAGTCTCAGTACCATCCTGATCAGGGCGAAATTCCTATTGGCAAACCAATTGCCAACGTCGAAGTCTACGTGCTCAATCCAGATTTAGAGTCAGTCCCCTTTGGCGAAGTAGGAGAACTACACATTGGAGGCCCTGGGGTAGCCATTGGGTATCATCAACTTCCCTCTCGAACTGCCGAAAAATTCATCCCCAATCCATTTACTGACGACCCTCAGTCTCGGCTCTACAAAACTGGGGATAGCGTGCGCTACTTACGCGACGGCAACCTGGAATTTATTGGGCGGGTCGATTTTCAGGTGAAATTGCGGGGCTTCCGGATTGAACCGGGTGAAATCGAAACGGGTCTGGAGCAGTATCCCTCAGTGCGGCAAGCGATCGTCCTGGCCCGCGAAGATGTGCCTGGAGAAAAACATCTCGTGGGCTACTTAATCGCTCAACCCAATCACACACTCAACCTGAGCGACATTCGTACCTTTTTGTGCCAAAAACTTCCTGAATATATGGTGCCAGCGGCTTTTGTGGAAATGGATACTTTTCCTTTGTCGCCGAATGGCAAAGTCGATCGCACCAACTTTCCTCCCCCTGATACACGCAACCAGGGTGAGACTAAACCCGTCGTTGCTCCTTCTAATTCCACTGAAAGCAAGTTATTGGAGATCTGGGAAACTATTCTAGGCATCACCAATGTCAGCATTACGGACAACTTTTTTGAATTGGGCGGCCATTCTTTATTGATTGCCCGATTGTGCCAGCATATCGAATATCATTTCAATCGATCGCTTCCACCCGCTGCAATTTTTCAGGCCCCAACAGTGGAACAACTAGCGAAATTCTTGCAGCATGATCAGGTGCCTGCCATGAATTCTTCCATGATTGTTATCCAAGCCGGAAATCCTGAAACAACATCGCCTTTATTTTGCATTCATGTGTTAGGGGAAAATGGTATTTTCCTCCGTCCACTGGTTAGTTACTTAGATCCTGCGCAACCCGTTTACGGCTTATCTGCTCAAATGCTTGAGCGCAAAAATGCACCCCCGAATCAAATCAAGGATCTTGCAGCATTTTATGTACAAGAGATGCGGATAGTCCAACCGGTAGGCCCATATTTCATAGCCGGAGTCTCATTCGGTGGGGAGATTGTTTTTGAAATTGCTCAACAACTGGTAAGACAAGGAGAAACCGTAGGGTTACTAGCCTTGTTGGACACCTTTGGCCCAGAAGATATCGGTGCAAAACTCGGAAGAGCATCATCCCACTTTGCTAATCTCTTCGACCAAGGCTTGCCCTACCTGCTGAATAAAGTGAAGCGCCGATGGAATGATATTTGGCAAAGTTTGTTGTATCGCTATAACAAGTTAAGTTTGAAGCTAGGCCAGAATTTGTCCTATGAACAGCAGTTCCTGATGGTTCTAGAAGAGAATAAGGCGGCATCTAAGAAGTATATTTACGAGACGTACCCTGGTAAGCTCACTCTCTTTCGGGCAACGGAAGAAATCTACTATTCCCAAGCTTACTTGGATGAAGGGTTAGGTTGGCGAGATTTTGCAGGCGGAGGGTTAGAGGTTCATGATGTACCTGGAGATCATGTGAATATGTTGCATGAACCCCACGTACAGGTATTAGCCCAAGAATTTGCTAATTGTTTAAGCAAAGCTCAGGCAAGTCAGCGCATTTCCTGA
- a CDS encoding YifB family Mg chelatase-like AAA ATPase yields MLARVWSAALVGIDALKVGVEVDISGGLPGVVVVGLPDTAVQESRERVKAALKNAGFPFPMRKVVINLTPADLRKEGPIFDLPISVGILAASEQVNTDALNDLLFLGEVSLDGSLRAVAGVLPIAAAAQKLGIRCLVVPADNGREAAVVPGLTVYSFNHLSEVADFLNNPSGHNPVVVDTKLAMNSTANALNLRDVKGQAQARRALEIAAAGGHNLIFVGPPGSGKTMLARRLPSILPPLQFEEALDVTQIHSVAGLLKEKGTLVNTRPFRSPHHSASGPSLVGGGSYPKPGEISLAHRGILFLDELTEFKRDVLEYLRQPLEDGYVTITRTRQSVVFPAQFTLIASTNPCPCGFYGDSVQPCTCSPRSRENYWSRLSGPLMDRIDLQVVVSRIKPEEMTQHQPGEASEPVRDRVLAARQRAHDRFKTEPGLQCNADMQSRHLKHWCPLDNTSKTLLEGAVRQLGLSARAMDRILKVGRTIADLDGAEDLQTHHIAEAIQYRTIDRMQ; encoded by the coding sequence ATGTTGGCAAGGGTCTGGAGCGCGGCGCTAGTGGGCATCGATGCCCTCAAGGTTGGGGTCGAAGTCGATATCTCGGGCGGCTTGCCTGGTGTAGTTGTTGTAGGCCTGCCCGATACCGCTGTCCAAGAGTCCCGCGAGCGGGTCAAGGCCGCCCTTAAAAATGCTGGCTTTCCCTTTCCCATGCGCAAGGTGGTGATCAACCTCACCCCCGCCGACCTTCGCAAAGAAGGCCCTATTTTTGACCTGCCCATCAGCGTTGGCATTCTCGCCGCCTCAGAACAGGTGAACACCGATGCCCTCAACGACCTGCTGTTTTTGGGAGAAGTCTCCCTCGATGGCAGCCTGCGGGCGGTGGCCGGAGTACTGCCGATCGCAGCAGCAGCGCAAAAACTTGGTATTCGCTGCCTGGTAGTGCCCGCCGACAACGGGCGCGAGGCCGCCGTAGTGCCAGGGCTGACGGTCTACAGCTTTAATCACCTATCGGAAGTTGCAGATTTCCTTAACAACCCCTCAGGCCACAACCCCGTGGTGGTCGATACCAAACTAGCAATGAACTCAACTGCAAACGCGCTGAATTTGCGAGATGTGAAAGGTCAGGCTCAAGCTCGCCGTGCTCTGGAGATCGCCGCTGCAGGCGGCCATAATCTTATCTTCGTCGGACCTCCTGGCAGTGGCAAAACCATGCTGGCTCGTCGTCTACCCTCCATTCTGCCACCGCTGCAATTTGAAGAAGCCCTAGATGTCACCCAGATTCACTCCGTTGCTGGACTATTAAAGGAGAAAGGGACTCTGGTGAATACGCGCCCCTTTCGCAGTCCCCACCATTCTGCCTCCGGACCATCCCTGGTTGGCGGTGGCAGCTACCCCAAGCCGGGAGAAATCTCTCTGGCTCACCGAGGGATCCTTTTTCTCGATGAGCTGACGGAATTTAAGCGCGATGTGCTGGAATATCTGCGCCAACCCCTCGAAGACGGCTACGTCACCATTACTCGCACCCGCCAATCTGTCGTTTTCCCGGCTCAGTTCACCCTGATCGCCAGCACCAATCCCTGCCCCTGTGGCTTCTACGGTGACTCGGTGCAACCCTGTACCTGTAGCCCCCGCAGCCGCGAAAACTACTGGTCGCGCCTCTCAGGTCCCCTAATGGATCGGATCGATTTGCAGGTGGTGGTCAGCCGCATCAAGCCCGAAGAGATGACCCAGCACCAGCCAGGGGAAGCGTCGGAACCAGTACGCGATCGCGTACTGGCTGCCCGCCAGCGCGCCCACGATCGCTTCAAAACCGAGCCTGGTCTGCAATGCAACGCCGATATGCAGAGCCGCCACCTAAAGCACTGGTGCCCGCTGGATAATACCAGTAAAACACTGCTAGAAGGAGCTGTACGCCAGCTAGGGCTGTCAGCCCGCGCCATGGATCGCATCCTCAAAGTCGGCCGCACCATCGCTGATTTGGATGGCGCTGAGGATCTGCAAACCCACCACATCGCCGAGGCGATTCAATACCGCACCATCGATCGCATGCAGTGA
- a CDS encoding HD domain-containing protein: MTNQRLQQQIAFVVEIDRLKQVLRQTQLMDASRRENSAEHSWHLAMMALVLAEYAPAEVDIQRAIHQVLIHDLVEIDAGDTFCYDAVGHDGKAEREQQAADRIFGLLPGAIAQDLRQIWDEFEAQATPTARFAASLDRIQPLLHNWQTQGGTWKQHGISRSQVMQRMAPVEKGAPELWPFVLEVIEESVAKGYLTA, translated from the coding sequence ATGACCAACCAACGACTCCAGCAACAAATCGCCTTTGTGGTCGAAATCGACCGGCTCAAGCAGGTTTTGCGCCAAACCCAATTGATGGATGCCTCCCGCCGTGAGAACAGCGCCGAGCATTCCTGGCACCTGGCGATGATGGCCCTGGTGCTGGCAGAATATGCCCCCGCTGAGGTGGATATACAGCGGGCAATTCACCAGGTGCTAATTCATGACCTGGTGGAAATCGATGCAGGCGACACCTTCTGCTATGACGCGGTGGGGCATGACGGCAAGGCTGAGCGCGAGCAGCAGGCGGCCGATCGCATCTTTGGCCTGCTGCCAGGGGCGATCGCTCAAGACCTCCGCCAAATCTGGGACGAGTTCGAAGCCCAAGCCACCCCCACCGCCCGCTTTGCCGCCTCGCTGGATCGCATTCAACCCCTGCTGCACAACTGGCAAACCCAGGGCGGCACCTGGAAGCAGCACGGCATCAGCCGCTCCCAGGTGATGCAGCGCATGGCCCCAGTGGAAAAAGGTGCTCCAGAACTGTGGCCCTTTGTACTGGAGGTGATTGAGGAGTCCGTAGCGAAGGGGTATTTGACAGCTTGA